In Fodinicola acaciae, the following proteins share a genomic window:
- a CDS encoding cysteine desulfurase family protein, whose product MTYLDHAATTPMLPEARDALMEALGEVGNPSSLHAAGRRARRAVEEARERIAAAIGCRPSELIFTSGGTESDNLAVKGLYWARNAQDPAKKRVLTSTIEHHAVLEAVEWLGEHEAADAEFLDVDEYGRVTADTLGKALADRAGEVAVISVQWANNEVGTVQPIAELSELARRHGIPFHTDAVQAIAQVAVDTTAVDALTLTGHKLGGPVGVGALVLGREVPCMPVQHGGGQERDVRSGTLDAAGIVSFSVAVEASVKSQAERTQRVRALRDDLIARVRSLVPDAILNGHPTERLPGNAHFSFPGCEGDALLMLLDAAGIQCSTGSACSAGVAEPSHVLVAMGADNARARSSLRFSLGHTSSEADIDALAAALPDAVARARRAAS is encoded by the coding sequence GTGACGTATCTGGATCATGCGGCCACCACGCCGATGCTGCCGGAGGCGCGGGACGCGCTCATGGAGGCGCTGGGCGAGGTCGGCAACCCGTCGTCGCTGCACGCGGCGGGGCGGCGGGCGCGGCGTGCGGTGGAGGAGGCTCGCGAGCGGATCGCCGCGGCGATCGGCTGCCGGCCGAGCGAGCTGATCTTCACCAGCGGCGGTACGGAAAGCGACAACCTCGCCGTCAAAGGCCTTTACTGGGCCCGAAATGCGCAGGATCCGGCCAAAAAACGCGTACTGACCAGCACGATCGAGCACCACGCCGTGCTGGAGGCGGTCGAGTGGCTTGGCGAGCACGAGGCGGCGGACGCGGAGTTTCTCGACGTCGACGAGTACGGCCGCGTCACCGCCGACACGCTCGGGAAGGCGCTCGCCGACCGCGCCGGCGAGGTCGCGGTGATCAGCGTGCAGTGGGCCAACAACGAGGTCGGTACGGTCCAGCCGATCGCCGAGCTGAGCGAGCTGGCGCGCCGGCACGGCATTCCGTTCCACACCGACGCGGTGCAGGCGATCGCGCAGGTCGCGGTCGACACCACCGCGGTCGACGCGCTCACGCTGACCGGCCACAAGCTGGGCGGACCGGTCGGCGTCGGCGCGCTGGTGCTCGGCCGCGAGGTGCCGTGTATGCCGGTCCAGCACGGCGGCGGCCAGGAGCGGGACGTACGCTCGGGCACGCTGGACGCCGCCGGCATCGTGAGTTTTTCGGTCGCTGTCGAGGCCTCGGTCAAGTCGCAGGCGGAGCGTACGCAGCGAGTGCGCGCGCTCCGCGACGACCTGATCGCGCGCGTACGGTCACTGGTGCCGGACGCGATCCTCAACGGCCATCCGACCGAGCGGCTGCCCGGCAACGCGCACTTTTCCTTTCCTGGCTGCGAAGGCGACGCGTTGCTGATGTTGCTCGACGCCGCCGGCATTCAGTGCTCGACCGGCTCGGCCTGCTCGGCCGGCGTCGCCGAGCCGTCGCACGTGCTGGTCGCGATGGGGGCCGACAACGCGCGCGCTCGTTCGTCGCTGCGTTTTTCGCTTGGCCACACGTCATCGGAGGCCGACATCGACGCTTTGGCGGCCGCGTTGCCGGACGCGGTCGCGCGCGCTCGCCGCGCCGCGAGCTAG
- a CDS encoding excalibur calcium-binding domain-containing protein: MDRKTRNVLIGVGSAVAGLVLLCCCGGLLVRVFGNPEAAPEPTPSAVPSSAPPSPTESPSPSPSPSPSSEPPQPPPTTAFTNDDNGSSSSGGSSSSGGSSSSGGSSSGGGSSSSSGSSSGDDGGSVYYANCSEVRAAGKAPLYAGQPGYRAGLDRDHDGIACE, translated from the coding sequence ATGGACAGAAAAACGCGGAACGTACTCATCGGCGTCGGGTCCGCGGTCGCCGGCCTGGTGTTGCTCTGTTGCTGCGGCGGATTGCTGGTCAGGGTTTTCGGCAACCCCGAGGCCGCGCCGGAGCCGACGCCGTCGGCCGTACCGTCCTCCGCGCCGCCATCGCCAACCGAGTCGCCGTCGCCATCGCCGTCACCTTCGCCGTCGTCGGAACCGCCTCAGCCGCCGCCGACGACGGCTTTTACCAATGACGACAACGGATCCAGCTCCAGTGGCGGATCCAGCTCCAGTGGCGGATCCAGCTCCAGTGGCGGATCCAGCTCTGGCGGTGGCTCCAGCTCGTCCAGCGGCTCGAGTTCGGGTGATGACGGCGGCTCGGTCTACTACGCCAACTGCAGCGAGGTCCGCGCCGCCGGGAAGGCGCCACTGTACGCGGGCCAACCCGGCTATCGCGCCGGCCTCGACCGCGACCACGACGGCATCGCCTGCGAATGA
- a CDS encoding VOC family protein — protein MAVQLNHTIVLSKDKRASATFMAEILGLPEPGSFGPFVTVQPSNDVTLDFMDTDEEIRGQHYAFLVSEAEFDEIFGRIKERGLDYWADPGHGTPGEINTRDGGRGVYWDDPNGHALEILTRPYGSGSS, from the coding sequence ATGGCCGTACAGCTCAACCACACCATCGTCCTGTCAAAGGACAAGCGCGCGTCGGCCACGTTCATGGCCGAGATCCTCGGCCTGCCGGAGCCGGGATCGTTCGGTCCGTTCGTGACGGTCCAGCCGAGCAACGACGTGACCCTCGACTTTATGGACACCGACGAGGAAATCCGTGGCCAGCACTACGCTTTCCTGGTCAGCGAGGCGGAGTTCGACGAGATCTTCGGCCGGATCAAGGAGCGCGGCCTGGACTACTGGGCCGATCCGGGTCACGGCACGCCAGGTGAGATCAACACGCGAGACGGCGGCCGCGGTGTCTACTGGGACGATCCCAACGGCCACGCGCTGGAGATCCTGACGCGGCCGTACGGCAGCGGGTCCAGCTAG
- a CDS encoding electron transfer flavoprotein subunit beta/FixA family protein: protein MNIVVLVKQVPDSGLERNLRQDDKTVDRDAGNLVIGELDEYAIEEALKLKEAHGGEVTVLTVGPEQATETIRKALSMGPDKAVHVSDPAIHGSDSVATSAIIAAALGKLEYDLVIAGAESTDGQTGALPAMLAERLGIAQLTGARKLAVDGDKLTVERQTDDGYEVVEASTPAIVSVWDTINEPRYPSFKGIMQAKKKPVETLSLSDLGISADQVGLSSAWSEVLEFSGRPPKGAGVKVPDEGDGGSKLVEFLASQKIV from the coding sequence GTGAACATCGTGGTACTCGTCAAGCAGGTGCCTGACTCGGGCCTGGAGCGCAACCTTCGACAAGACGACAAGACCGTCGACCGCGACGCCGGCAACCTGGTGATCGGTGAGCTGGACGAGTACGCGATCGAGGAGGCGCTGAAGCTCAAGGAGGCGCACGGCGGCGAGGTCACCGTGCTGACCGTCGGACCCGAGCAGGCCACCGAGACGATCCGCAAGGCGCTGTCGATGGGGCCGGACAAGGCCGTACACGTCAGCGACCCGGCGATCCACGGCTCGGACAGCGTCGCGACCTCGGCGATCATCGCGGCCGCGCTGGGCAAGCTGGAGTATGACCTGGTCATCGCCGGCGCAGAGTCGACCGACGGCCAGACCGGCGCGCTGCCGGCGATGCTGGCCGAGCGGCTCGGCATCGCGCAGCTGACCGGCGCGCGCAAGCTCGCCGTCGACGGCGACAAGCTGACCGTCGAGCGGCAGACCGACGACGGCTATGAGGTCGTCGAGGCCAGCACGCCGGCGATCGTCAGCGTGTGGGACACCATCAACGAGCCGCGCTATCCGTCCTTCAAGGGGATCATGCAGGCCAAGAAGAAGCCGGTCGAGACGCTGTCGCTGTCCGACCTCGGCATCTCCGCCGACCAGGTCGGCCTGTCCAGCGCCTGGTCGGAGGTCCTGGAGTTCTCCGGCCGGCCGCCCAAGGGCGCCGGCGTGAAGGTGCCGGACGAGGGCGATGGCGGCAGCAAGCTCGTCGAGTTCCTCGCCAGCCAGAAGATCGTCTGA
- a CDS encoding response regulator produces the protein MALRSRRRCRSGRNFPVLRVLVVDDQDLFRGGFAMILNAQPDIEVVGEAADGAEAVRAAISLRPDVVLMDIRMPNLDGVAATAQICDRTDAKVLALTMFDLDEYVYDALRAGASGFLLKDIRRDDLVAAVRVVAAGESLLAPTVTRRLISDLVRRGQPVPRLAAKLSGLTERESATLQLVARGLSNAEIAAELTLSEHTVKTHVSNLLSKLDLRDRVQAVVFAYESGLVVAGQSSE, from the coding sequence ATGGCTTTGCGGTCGCGGCGACGCTGCCGATCGGGTAGGAATTTCCCCGTGCTGCGCGTACTCGTGGTCGACGACCAGGACCTGTTCCGTGGCGGTTTCGCCATGATTCTCAACGCTCAACCCGACATCGAGGTGGTCGGCGAGGCGGCCGACGGTGCCGAGGCCGTACGCGCCGCGATCTCGCTGCGCCCGGACGTCGTCCTGATGGACATCCGGATGCCAAATCTGGACGGCGTCGCGGCCACCGCGCAGATCTGCGACCGTACGGACGCGAAAGTGCTCGCGCTGACGATGTTCGACCTGGACGAATATGTTTACGACGCATTGCGTGCCGGCGCGAGCGGCTTTCTGTTGAAAGACATCCGCCGTGACGACCTGGTCGCGGCCGTACGCGTCGTGGCCGCCGGCGAGTCGTTGCTGGCGCCGACCGTGACACGGCGGCTGATCTCCGACCTGGTCCGGCGCGGACAGCCGGTGCCGCGGCTGGCGGCCAAGCTTTCCGGTCTCACCGAACGAGAATCGGCGACGCTGCAGCTGGTCGCGCGCGGTCTGTCCAACGCCGAGATCGCCGCCGAGCTGACGCTGAGCGAACACACGGTCAAGACGCATGTCAGCAACCTGCTCAGCAAGCTCGACCTGCGCGACCGCGTGCAGGCTGTCGTTTTCGCGTACGAGTCGGGCCTCGTGGTGGCCGGTCAGTCGTCCGAGTGA
- a CDS encoding sensor histidine kinase → MSDGSLVRGTRAAPSTRHNARVWRMIDGLLTVLAVGAALYPVLHGPLWTVPAALLASVPVFWHRRAPVRLGILVGVATIVLAVAHVPPLVPLGGLVFLYTIAADGEPLARWLGVAGAGIGVAISVVVPGEDFTVAQYLGAAYVAAYALGIGVRARRLQTEATAERERRLKQAEAAAVDRERTRIARDLHDIVTHSLGIMVVQAEAGGLAVRADPPRAEETFATIADTGRSAIAQLRRSLGVLRSGADRQPPPGIAAIGDLVAGVHGVEATLAVAGESRPVPGDVDVAAYRIVQEALTNVVRHAPGSRVEVSLRWSVDQLSVEITDNGAKAGPTTPGFGLVGMRERVLACGGTLRAGPRADGFAVAATLPIG, encoded by the coding sequence GTGAGCGACGGTTCACTCGTACGCGGGACGCGCGCCGCGCCATCGACGCGGCATAATGCGAGAGTGTGGCGAATGATCGACGGCCTGCTGACCGTCCTCGCGGTCGGTGCGGCGCTCTATCCGGTCCTCCATGGTCCACTGTGGACGGTGCCGGCGGCGCTGCTGGCTTCGGTGCCGGTTTTCTGGCACCGCCGCGCACCGGTACGGCTCGGCATCCTCGTCGGTGTTGCCACGATCGTGCTCGCGGTGGCGCATGTGCCGCCGCTGGTGCCGCTCGGCGGACTCGTGTTCCTCTATACGATAGCGGCCGACGGCGAGCCGCTGGCGCGCTGGCTCGGAGTCGCAGGCGCGGGGATCGGCGTCGCGATTTCCGTTGTGGTGCCGGGAGAAGACTTCACGGTGGCGCAGTATCTCGGCGCCGCGTACGTCGCCGCGTACGCGCTGGGGATCGGTGTCCGCGCGCGGCGGCTGCAGACGGAGGCGACGGCGGAGCGAGAACGCCGGTTGAAACAGGCGGAGGCCGCCGCGGTCGACCGTGAGCGAACGCGGATCGCACGTGATCTGCACGATATCGTCACGCATTCGCTCGGCATCATGGTGGTGCAGGCCGAGGCCGGTGGCCTCGCCGTACGTGCGGATCCGCCGCGTGCCGAGGAAACCTTCGCGACCATCGCCGACACCGGGCGCTCGGCGATCGCGCAGCTGCGGCGCTCGCTCGGCGTGCTTCGGTCCGGCGCCGACCGGCAGCCGCCGCCGGGCATCGCCGCGATCGGTGACCTGGTGGCCGGAGTGCACGGTGTCGAGGCGACTTTGGCCGTGGCCGGCGAATCCCGGCCGGTGCCAGGTGACGTGGACGTGGCCGCCTACCGGATCGTCCAGGAGGCGCTGACCAACGTCGTACGGCACGCGCCGGGCAGCCGCGTCGAAGTCAGCCTGCGCTGGTCTGTCGACCAGCTGTCCGTCGAGATCACCGACAACGGTGCGAAAGCCGGTCCGACCACACCGGGCTTCGGCTTGGTCGGCATGCGCGAGCGCGTACTCGCGTGCGGTGGCACGCTGCGCGCCGGTCCGCGCGCCGATGGCTTTGCGGTCGCGGCGACGCTGCCGATCGGGTAG
- a CDS encoding cob(I)yrinic acid a,c-diamide adenosyltransferase produces the protein MADVVLSRIYTRVGDSGTTALGDGSRVPKTSVRLSAYADTDEANAAIGVTLSLGNPSDDVRAVLVEAQNDLFDVGADLCVPIVDGDTRLRVTEAYVTRLEGHCDAFNDALPTLRSFLLPGGSPAGALLHAARTVTRRAERSVWALLEAEPDTTNPLTGAYLNRLSDLLFILARTANLEVGDVLWQPGKKG, from the coding sequence ATGGCTGACGTTGTCCTGAGCCGCATCTACACGCGGGTCGGTGACTCCGGCACGACCGCGCTCGGCGACGGCAGCCGCGTGCCGAAGACGTCCGTACGCCTTTCCGCCTACGCGGACACCGACGAGGCCAACGCCGCGATCGGTGTCACGTTGTCGCTCGGAAACCCGTCCGACGACGTACGTGCGGTGCTCGTCGAGGCACAAAACGACCTCTTCGACGTCGGCGCCGACCTGTGTGTGCCGATCGTCGACGGCGACACGCGGCTGCGGGTCACCGAGGCGTACGTGACCAGGCTGGAAGGCCACTGCGACGCGTTCAACGACGCCCTGCCGACGTTGCGGTCGTTCCTCCTGCCAGGCGGCTCGCCGGCCGGCGCGCTGCTGCACGCCGCGCGTACCGTCACCCGCCGCGCCGAGCGGTCGGTGTGGGCGCTGCTGGAGGCCGAGCCGGACACGACCAACCCGCTTACCGGCGCGTACCTGAACCGGTTGTCCGACCTGCTGTTCATCCTCGCGCGTACGGCCAACCTCGAGGTGGGGGACGTGTTGTGGCAACCGGGTAAGAAGGGTTAG
- a CDS encoding HNH endonuclease signature motif containing protein, whose product MDVGRTERLVTDELRKALIARDRGCAMIGCTRPVRWTRAHHVRHWADGGETSIDNCVLLCEFHHRQIHHGDWQVQIVDGVPEFIPPQYVDFKQKPLRNTYHLFN is encoded by the coding sequence TTGGACGTCGGCCGCACCGAACGGCTGGTCACCGATGAACTGCGTAAGGCGTTGATCGCGCGTGACCGCGGCTGCGCGATGATCGGCTGCACCCGACCCGTACGCTGGACGCGGGCTCACCACGTGCGGCACTGGGCCGACGGAGGTGAAACCTCCATCGACAATTGCGTGCTGCTGTGCGAATTTCACCACCGACAGATCCACCACGGCGACTGGCAAGTCCAGATCGTCGACGGCGTACCGGAATTCATTCCACCGCAGTACGTGGACTTCAAGCAAAAGCCGCTACGAAATACCTACCACCTGTTCAACTGA
- a CDS encoding electron transfer flavoprotein subunit alpha/FixB family protein, which yields MAEVLVVVEHSGGAAKKITSELLTAARTLGEPSAVVFGAAGDADKLKDTLAEFGAQKIYDVSSADVTDYLVAPKADVLAQLVGQASPAAVLLASSTDGKEIAGRLAVKIESGFLTGATEVAADGTATQVVFAGAVIVKSKVRKGTPIITIATNAVTAEPAPATPSVEAVDATVSDASKKAKIVDRVSEKKSSRPELTEASIVVSGGRGVGSAENFALIEGLADSLGAAVGASRAATDSGFYPHQFQVGQTGKTVSPNLYVAVGISGAIQHRAGMQTSKTIVAINKDEEAPIFELADFGVVGDLFKVVPQATEEINARKG from the coding sequence ATGGCAGAGGTCCTCGTCGTAGTCGAGCACTCCGGTGGTGCGGCGAAGAAGATCACCTCCGAGCTGCTGACCGCGGCTCGTACGCTTGGCGAGCCGTCGGCCGTCGTGTTCGGCGCGGCCGGCGACGCAGACAAGCTGAAGGACACGCTCGCCGAGTTTGGCGCGCAGAAGATCTACGACGTGTCGTCGGCGGACGTCACCGACTATCTCGTCGCGCCGAAGGCGGACGTGCTGGCGCAGCTGGTCGGCCAGGCCAGTCCGGCCGCCGTACTGCTCGCCTCCAGCACCGACGGCAAGGAGATCGCCGGCAGGTTGGCGGTCAAGATCGAGAGCGGTTTTCTCACCGGTGCCACCGAAGTCGCCGCCGACGGCACGGCCACGCAGGTCGTCTTCGCCGGCGCGGTGATCGTGAAGTCGAAGGTGCGCAAGGGCACGCCGATCATCACCATCGCCACCAACGCGGTCACCGCGGAGCCGGCGCCGGCCACCCCGTCGGTCGAGGCCGTCGACGCCACCGTCTCGGACGCGTCGAAGAAGGCCAAGATCGTCGACCGCGTGTCGGAGAAGAAGAGCAGCCGCCCTGAGCTGACCGAGGCGTCGATCGTCGTGTCCGGCGGTCGCGGTGTCGGCAGCGCGGAGAACTTCGCGCTCATCGAGGGGCTGGCCGACTCGCTCGGCGCCGCCGTCGGCGCGTCGCGCGCGGCCACCGACTCCGGCTTCTATCCGCACCAGTTCCAGGTCGGCCAGACCGGCAAGACGGTCTCGCCCAACCTGTACGTCGCGGTCGGCATCTCCGGTGCCATCCAGCACCGCGCCGGCATGCAGACCTCCAAGACGATCGTCGCCATCAACAAGGACGAGGAGGCGCCGATCTTCGAGCTCGCCGACTTCGGTGTGGTCGGCGACCTGTTCAAGGTCGTGCCGCAGGCGACCGAGGAGATCAACGCCCGCAAGGGCTGA
- a CDS encoding sensor histidine kinase produces MRTFVAAAVVVLTLAAAAAVRPVPHPLLVWPAAVALVMLGAAAAGWLRAPFWPVAVAAVSLVTTATWALTSPWTPGGGPWPLLHTAVLMVFAVLACRSAPARWAVATGVLVILAESALAFPVTAVSPRTWWEPIMLAGFWSLTGVVAVAAGVYLRWLDSRRDAAIRDARHAQRVRLASDLHDFVAHDVSAMVVQAQAARVLLRTDAKSAGEALDRIEADGSRALASMDRTIRMLRELDATGPPATATPGIDDLPELVARFQRAARGPVTVDIPVGLAEKAGRETSTAAYRVVVEALTNVRRHARADASVSVSISLEQNDIVVEVHNSSTLPGRRDGTGLVALRERVEALGGEFSAGAHGDSWRVRAAMPAEPG; encoded by the coding sequence GTGCGAACCTTCGTCGCGGCGGCCGTCGTGGTCCTCACGCTGGCGGCCGCCGCGGCCGTGCGGCCGGTGCCACATCCGTTGTTGGTGTGGCCGGCCGCCGTGGCGCTGGTCATGCTCGGCGCGGCCGCGGCCGGCTGGCTCCGCGCGCCGTTCTGGCCGGTGGCCGTCGCCGCCGTCTCGTTGGTCACGACAGCGACGTGGGCGCTGACCTCGCCGTGGACGCCCGGCGGCGGCCCGTGGCCGTTGCTGCACACCGCCGTGCTGATGGTTTTCGCGGTGTTGGCCTGCCGGTCCGCACCGGCGCGTTGGGCCGTCGCGACCGGCGTTCTGGTCATCCTGGCCGAAAGCGCGCTCGCTTTTCCGGTCACCGCGGTGTCGCCGCGGACCTGGTGGGAACCGATCATGCTGGCCGGTTTCTGGTCGCTCACCGGTGTTGTCGCCGTCGCCGCCGGCGTTTACCTGCGATGGCTGGATTCTCGCCGGGACGCCGCGATCCGCGACGCACGGCACGCGCAGCGCGTACGCCTGGCCAGCGATCTGCACGATTTCGTGGCGCACGACGTCAGCGCGATGGTCGTGCAGGCGCAGGCCGCGCGAGTTTTGCTGCGTACGGACGCGAAGAGCGCCGGCGAGGCGCTCGACCGCATCGAGGCCGACGGCAGCCGAGCGCTGGCCTCGATGGACCGTACGATCCGGATGTTGCGCGAGCTCGACGCGACCGGGCCACCGGCCACCGCGACACCTGGCATCGACGACCTGCCGGAGCTGGTGGCACGTTTCCAGCGAGCGGCGCGCGGACCGGTCACCGTCGACATTCCGGTTGGTCTCGCGGAAAAAGCCGGCCGGGAGACGAGTACGGCGGCTTACCGGGTGGTCGTGGAGGCGTTGACCAACGTACGCCGGCACGCTCGGGCCGACGCGTCCGTGTCGGTCTCGATTTCCTTGGAACAAAACGACATTGTCGTCGAGGTGCACAACTCGTCGACGTTGCCCGGCCGCCGCGACGGCACCGGACTGGTCGCCTTGCGCGAACGTGTCGAAGCGCTGGGTGGAGAGTTTTCCGCCGGAGCGCACGGCGACAGTTGGCGCGTACGCGCCGCGATGCCGGCGGAGCCAGGATGA
- a CDS encoding response regulator codes for MTIRVLVADDQEQVRFGFRTILNAESDISVVGQAADGVEALELARELKPDVVIADIRMPRMDGLELTRQLSGSTRVVVVTTYDLDAYVHRALRYGASGFLLKHSGAALLAEAVRAAVKGDALISPAITVRLLKELSPPRHEPAPLTDRELDIVALVAAGRTNAEIGAELYVTAGTVKTHLAHIQRKLGVGNRVGIAAWAWETGHVAR; via the coding sequence ATGACGATCCGGGTGCTGGTGGCCGACGACCAGGAGCAGGTGCGCTTCGGTTTCCGGACGATCCTCAACGCCGAGTCCGACATCTCCGTCGTGGGGCAGGCCGCCGACGGCGTCGAGGCGCTGGAGCTGGCACGTGAGCTCAAGCCGGACGTCGTGATCGCCGACATCCGGATGCCGCGGATGGACGGCCTCGAACTGACCAGGCAGCTGAGTGGTTCGACGCGGGTCGTGGTGGTGACGACGTACGACCTGGACGCATACGTCCACCGCGCTTTGCGTTATGGCGCCAGCGGTTTCCTGCTCAAACACTCCGGAGCCGCGCTGCTCGCCGAGGCCGTACGCGCGGCGGTGAAAGGCGATGCGCTGATCAGCCCGGCGATTACCGTACGGTTGCTGAAAGAACTGTCACCGCCGCGGCACGAGCCCGCTCCGCTGACCGACCGCGAGCTCGACATCGTCGCGCTGGTCGCCGCCGGCCGCACGAACGCCGAGATCGGCGCCGAGCTGTATGTCACCGCGGGCACGGTGAAAACGCACCTCGCGCACATCCAGCGCAAGCTCGGCGTCGGCAACCGGGTCGGGATTGCCGCCTGGGCCTGGGAAACCGGCCACGTGGCGCGTTAG
- a CDS encoding tetratricopeptide repeat protein, with amino-acid sequence MTRPDPRQAAAMSAAFSRAVDLSALASPAPADNGAKTAAPDAGRHRAEPQDGPVTVIDATEATFQAEVIERSMTTPVVIDFWADWCQPCKKLSPTLEKLAAEGGGSWVLVKVDVDSNQRLAQALQIQSIPTVMAVIRGQLMEGFQGAIGEAQARQFIQAVLQAGGVDAAQAGAAGPAVDPRLEAADEAMSAGDLSGAKALYEQLLAETPKDPLARSGLAQVDLLERIDGLDLADAIAKADASPTDVAAQTAAADAELVQGQAEQAFARLIATIRKVAGDERDAARMHLLKLFEVAAPDDPAVVKARRDLASALF; translated from the coding sequence ATGACTCGTCCTGATCCTCGACAGGCCGCGGCGATGTCGGCGGCCTTCTCGCGAGCGGTTGACCTGTCCGCGCTCGCCAGCCCGGCACCGGCGGACAACGGTGCCAAGACCGCGGCGCCGGACGCCGGCCGGCACCGCGCGGAGCCACAGGATGGCCCGGTCACCGTCATCGACGCGACCGAGGCGACGTTCCAGGCCGAGGTGATCGAGCGGTCGATGACGACGCCGGTCGTCATCGACTTCTGGGCCGACTGGTGCCAACCCTGCAAGAAGCTGTCGCCGACGCTGGAGAAACTGGCCGCCGAAGGTGGTGGCTCGTGGGTCCTGGTGAAGGTCGACGTCGACAGCAACCAGCGGCTGGCGCAGGCGCTGCAGATCCAGAGCATCCCGACGGTGATGGCGGTGATCCGCGGCCAGCTGATGGAGGGTTTCCAGGGGGCCATCGGCGAGGCGCAGGCCCGGCAGTTCATCCAGGCCGTGCTGCAGGCCGGCGGCGTCGACGCGGCACAGGCCGGCGCCGCCGGACCGGCCGTCGACCCACGGCTGGAGGCCGCCGACGAGGCGATGAGCGCCGGTGACCTGAGTGGCGCGAAGGCGTTGTACGAGCAGCTGCTGGCCGAGACGCCGAAGGATCCGCTGGCCAGGTCGGGTCTCGCGCAGGTCGATCTGCTGGAGCGGATCGACGGCCTCGACCTGGCCGACGCGATCGCCAAGGCGGACGCATCGCCGACCGACGTGGCCGCGCAGACAGCCGCCGCCGACGCCGAGCTGGTGCAGGGACAGGCCGAGCAGGCCTTCGCGCGGCTGATCGCGACGATCCGTAAGGTCGCCGGCGACGAACGCGACGCGGCGCGTATGCACCTGCTGAAGCTCTTCGAGGTCGCCGCGCCGGACGACCCCGCGGTGGTCAAGGCCCGCCGCGACCTCGCGAGCGCGCTCTTCTAG
- a CDS encoding DUF222 domain-containing protein, translating into MSTPPLQPAGDPSLLSGKEEFAAASRHAEQAVRAAKAALLAVVKAADDQNIASKFGHADTAAFLEDFLKFSPTEASRCVQRARTFCGSRALATGEKLAPQLEYAGDAMRRGELTDSQLDAIRTIITKLPRRIGIQERRFAEKTLVDAASQLRARELHQLGNRVHGHLDPDGTQPSEEENATPRREPYLRTGTDGRLAFRGSFDAETGSLMQEILSPLAKPRTDDKGKTKDRRSTAERNGDALADALNLIADSEKLPIQGRERPHLTITLSWDMLKDKLGQVRAYENTVISPEAARRLACDCDITPLVLGTQAKPWTSAAPNGWSPMNCVRR; encoded by the coding sequence ATGTCAACTCCTCCTCTTCAGCCGGCGGGTGATCCGTCGTTGCTGTCGGGTAAGGAGGAGTTCGCGGCCGCGTCGCGGCACGCGGAGCAGGCGGTGCGTGCGGCCAAAGCCGCACTTCTGGCGGTGGTGAAAGCCGCTGATGATCAGAACATCGCGTCGAAGTTCGGTCACGCTGATACTGCCGCATTCCTGGAGGATTTCCTGAAGTTCTCCCCCACCGAGGCCAGCCGGTGCGTGCAGCGCGCACGGACATTCTGCGGCAGCCGCGCGTTGGCCACCGGTGAGAAGTTGGCGCCGCAGTTGGAATACGCCGGTGATGCCATGCGCCGCGGTGAGTTGACCGACTCGCAGTTGGACGCGATCCGCACGATTATTACCAAGTTGCCGCGTCGGATCGGTATCCAGGAGCGGCGGTTCGCCGAGAAAACGTTGGTCGACGCGGCGTCGCAGTTGCGTGCGCGTGAGTTGCACCAGCTCGGCAACCGCGTCCACGGCCACCTCGACCCCGACGGAACACAGCCCTCCGAAGAAGAAAACGCCACGCCACGCCGCGAGCCGTATTTGCGCACCGGCACCGACGGCCGGCTCGCCTTCCGCGGCAGTTTCGATGCCGAGACCGGCAGCCTGATGCAGGAAATCCTCTCGCCGCTGGCCAAGCCACGCACCGACGACAAAGGCAAAACCAAAGACCGCCGCTCAACCGCCGAACGCAACGGCGACGCGTTGGCCGACGCGCTGAACCTGATCGCCGACAGTGAGAAGCTGCCGATCCAGGGCCGCGAGCGTCCCCACCTGACCATCACCTTGTCCTGGGACATGCTCAAGGACAAGCTCGGCCAAGTCCGCGCGTACGAAAACACCGTCATCAGCCCCGAAGCCGCCAGAAGGCTCGCGTGCGACTGCGACATCACCCCGCTCGTGCTCGGCACCCAAGCGAAGCCTTGGACGTCGGCCGCACCGAACGGCTGGTCACCGATGAACTGCGTAAGGCGTTGA